A single window of Saccharomyces kudriavzevii IFO 1802 strain IFO1802 genome assembly, chromosome: 16 DNA harbors:
- the ANT1 gene encoding Ant1p (similar to Saccharomyces cerevisiae ANT1 (YPR128C); ancestral locus Anc_3.463), whose protein sequence is MLTLEAALTGAVASAMANVAVYPLDLSKTIIQSQVSRPDVTKSENGSKNVAKKRYKNVLDCMISIFREKGIFGLYQGMTVTTVATFVQNFVYFFWYTLIRKFYMKSKLSRPQLLQNRGNSARPSTVEELALGVAAASISQLFTSPMAVVATRQQTVHSAESAKFRNVIRDIYRENNGDLTAFWKGLRTGLALTINPSITYASFQKLKEVFFHDHSNDVGSLSAVQNFVLGVLSKMISTLVTQPLIVAKTMLQSAGSKFTTFQEALLYLYRNEGLRSLWKGVLPQLAKGVIVQGLLFAFRGELTKSLKKLIFLYSSFFAARNGQRKLVST, encoded by the coding sequence ATGCTTACCCTAGAGGCCGCCTTAACTGGAGCCGTAGCCTCGGCGATGGCTAATGTTGCAGTATACCCACTGGATTTGTCGAAAACGATTATTCAGTCACAAGTGTCTCGTCCTGATGTAACTAAGTCGGAGAATGGAAGCAAAAATGTGGCTAAAAAGAGGTACAAGAATGTGCTGGACTGTATGATAAGTATATTTAGGGAAAAGGGTATATTCGGTCTGTATCAAGGTATGACAGTTACCACAGTGGCCACTTTTGTTCAgaattttgtttattttttctggTACACATTAATTAGGAAGTTTTACATGAAAAGCAAGCTTTCAAGGCCGCAGTTATTACAAAACCGCGGTAATTCCGCCAGGCCCTCTACGGTCGAAGAATTGGCCCTGGGAGTGGCAGCTGCCAGTATATCTCAACTCTTTACGAGCCCAATGGCCGTCGTCGCCACAAGACAACAAACTGTTCACTCTGCAGAGTCTGCAAAATTCAGGAACGTCATTAGGGACATCTACCGTGAAAATAACGGAGACCTCACTGCATTTTGGAAGGGATTAAGAACAGGATTGGCACTGACAATAAACCCCTCTATTACATATGcttcatttcaaaaactgaaagaagttttctttcatgATCATTCCAACGATGTCGGCAGCTTGTCCGCGGtccaaaattttgtatTGGGTGTCCTTTCCAAGATGATTTCCACGCTAGTCACGCAACCCTTAATAGTTGCGAAAACAATGCTTCAAAGCGCAGGCTCTAAATTCACTACTTTCCAAGAGGCCCTTTTGTATCTGTATAGAAATGAGGGGTTGCGGTCACTTTGGAAGGGTGTTCTTCCTCAACTAGCGAAAGGCGTGATTGTACAAGGCTTGTTGTTCGCCTTTAGAGGGGAATTGACCAAATCCCTAAAGAAACTCATATTCCTGTactcttcatttttcgCGGCGCGCAACGGACAACGTAAGTTGGTTTCCACTTGA
- the CTR1 gene encoding high-affinity Cu transporter CTR1 (similar to Saccharomyces cerevisiae CTR1 (YPR124W); ancestral locus Anc_3.459) produces MDGMSMGSSMNMDAMSSASKTVASSMASMNMDTMSSASKILTSSMASMSMDAMTSASKTLASSMASMSMNVMSSASKTLTSSMASMSTDAMSSASKILTSSMASMSMDAMTSASKTLASSMASMSMDAMTSASKTLASSMASMSMNVMSSASKTLTSSMASMSTDAMSSTSKTLVSSMASMAGMSMSSSSATMSSASAQATSDSSMSDMSGMSGMSGMSSSSNSSSSGMDMDMDMDMGMNYYLTPTYKNYPVLFHHLHANNSGKAFGIFLLLVVAAFVYKLLLFVSWCLEVHWFKKWDKKNKYCTLSSANDEDDVKNYGTQNNFEIQGLPKLPNLLGEIFVPSLMDLFHDIIRAFLVFTSTMIIYMLMLATMSFVLTYVFAVITGLALSEVFFNRCKLAMLKRWDIQREIQKTKNCPGFGNCQCGRHSELTPDRIAVADTTSASDQSTRLEKNNGSNVAITDNNQTTPPAQKEGCILCQSLEEKPRKHRA; encoded by the coding sequence ATGGATGGTATGTCTATGGGCAGTAGTATGAATATGGATGCAATGTCTAGTGCATCCAAGACAGTAGCATCGAGCATGGCATCGATGAATATGGACACCATGTCCAGTGCCAGCAAAATCTTGACATCGAGCATGGCATCGATGAGTATGGACGCCATGACCAGTGCCAGCAAAACCTTAGCATCGAGCATGGCATCGATGAGTATGAACGTCATGTCCAGTGCGAGTAAAACATTAACGTCGAGTATGGCATCGATGAGTACGGACGCCATGTCCAGTGCCAGCAAAATCTTGACATCGAGCATGGCATCGATGAGTATGGACGCCATGACCAGTGCCAGCAAAACCTTAGCATCGAGCATGGCATCGATGAGTATGGACGCCATGACCAGTGCCAGCAAAACCTTAGCTTCGAGCATGGCATCGATGAGTATGAACGTCATGTCCAGTGCGAGTAAAACATTAACGTCGAGTATGGCATCGATGAGTACGGACGCCATGTCCAGTACCAGCAAGACGCTGGTTTCAAGTATGGCCTCAATGGCGGGCATGTCGATGAGCAGTAGCTCAGCAACAATGAGTTCGGCCAGCGCACAGGCCACTTCGGATTCTAGCATGTCAGATATGTCAGGTATGTCAGGTATGTCAGGTATGTCATCTTCAAGCAACAGTAGTTCTTCCGGGATGGATATGGATATGGATATGGATATGGGAATGAACTATTATTTAACTCCCACATATAAAAACTATCCTGTCTTATTCCACCATCTACATGCAAATAACAGTGGTAAAGCCTTtggtattttcttgttattgGTCGTTGCTGCTTTCGTTTATAAGTTATTGCTTTTCGTCAGTTGGTGCCTTGAAGTGCACTGGTTCAAGAAATGggacaagaaaaataaatattgtACTTTATCTTCTGCAAACGACGAAGACGATGTGAAAAATTACGGCACGCAAAACAATTTCGAAATTCAAGGTTTGCCTAAGCTACCAAATTTACTAGGTGAAATATTTGTTCCTTCCTTAATGGATCTCTTCCACGACATCATTAGAGCATTTTTAGTATTCACCTCCACCATGATCATTTACATGTTGATGCTTGCTACAATGTCTTTTGTTTTAACTTATGTTTTTGCGGTCATCACTGGTTTAGCTTTGTCAGAAGTCTTCTTTAATAGATGCAAATTAGCCATGTTGAAGAGATGGGACATTCAAAgggaaattcaaaaaacaaagaactGTCCTGGATTCGGAAACTGCCAATGTGGCAGGCATTCCGAACTCACCCCTGATCGTATTGCCGTTGCTGACACTACTTCAGCCAGTGACCAAAGTACCCGcttggaaaagaataaCGGTTCTAACGTTGCAATTACTGACAATAACCAAACAACTCCACCAGCACAAAAGGAGGGATGTATTTTGTGCCAAAGTCTCGAGGaaaaaccaagaaaacaTAGAGCGTGA
- the SKDI16G3840 gene encoding pyridoxine 4-dehydrogenase (similar to Saccharomyces cerevisiae YPR127W; ancestral locus Anc_3.462) produces MSVADLKNNINKLDTGYGLMSLTWKADPVPEAKAFEAMYRAVELSRERGHKAFFNVGEFYGPDFINLSYVNDFFAKYPDLRKHVVISCKGGIDAATMTPKGSHDDVIQSVKNSVNAIGGYIDIYEVARLDTSLCAKGEVYPFESFEALAEMISEGVIGGISLSEVNEEQIRAIHKDWSKFLTCVEVELSLFSTDILENGIAKTCAELGLTVICYSPLGRGLLTGQLKSNADIPEGDFRKTLKRFSDESLKKNLALVKFLQEEVIDKRPSNNSITLAQLALGWIKHWSKVPEYKGTKFIPIPSGSSISKVDENFDEKKTELTDQEFKTINDFLATFRTVGDRYEMV; encoded by the coding sequence atgtcaGTTGccgatttgaaaaacaataTCAACAAGTTAGATACCGGTTATGGTTTAATGAGTTTAACCTGGAAGGCGGACCCCGTCCCTGAGGCAAAGGCTTTCGAAGCCATGTACAGAGCTGTTGAGTTGTCCAGAGAACGTGGACACAAGGCATTCTTTAATGTTGGTGAGTTCTATGGTCCTGACTTCATTAACCTGTCCTATgttaatgatttttttgctaaGTACCCAGATTTGAGAAAGCATGTAGTTATCAGTTGTAAAGGTGGTATAGACGCGGCCACCATGACCCCTAAAGGTAGTCACGATGACGTCATTCAGAGTGTGAAGAATTCAGTCAATGCCATTGGCGGCTACATCGACATCTACGAGGTTGCAAGACTGGATACTTCTCTATGTGCCAAAGGGGAAGTCTACCCATTCGAGTCGTTTGAGGCTCTTGCTGAAATGATCTCCGAGGGCGTCATTGGCGGAATCTCGTTGAGTGAAGtcaatgaagaacaaataaGAGCTATTCACAAGGACTGGAGCAAGTTTTTGACCTGCGTTGAAGTCGAGCTTTCTTTGTTCAGTACGGACATTCTCGAGAACGGCATTGCTAAGACTTGTGCCGAACTGGGGTTGACTGTTATCTGCTACTCCCCATTAGGTAGAGGATTGTTGACGGGCCAATTAAAGTCTAACGCCGACATCCCAGAAGGTGACTTTAGAAAGACCTTAAAGAGATTCAGCGATGAGtccttgaagaaaaatctgGCTTTAGTCAAGTTCctacaagaagaagttATCGACAAGCGCCCTAGTAACAACTCCATCACTCTAGCTCAATTAGCTTTGGGCTGGATTAAACACTGGAGCAAAGTTCCAGAATACAAGGGTACCAAGTTTATTCCAATTCCAAGTGGGTCTTCTATCTCTAAGGTTGATGAAAActtcgatgaaaaaaaaaccgaACTTACTGATCAAGAATTCAAAACCATAAACGATTTTTTAGCCACCTTCCGTACTGTTGGTGACAGATACGAAATGGTCTAA
- the YLH47 gene encoding Ylh47p (similar to Saccharomyces cerevisiae YLH47 (YPR125W); ancestral locus Anc_3.461), whose product MLRYSSLPIKRVISHSTPSVTLISSRLALSRSNMIPLFNPNFNRWNSSASENSKKDPKTLNASQQSATKVFPVKEKEKLPFKVKMQKALRHYWDGSKLLGLEMKISSKLLMKSAAGYPLTRRENLQLKRTTQDIIRLVPFAAFLIIPFAEFLLPFALKLFPNLLPSTYESSKKRENKLANLRNTRKLMSEIIKNNKPHFKPNNISEEQKALFNRFYTHVRATGVPESRQQLIEVARLFTDDTVLDNVTRPYLIALAKYMNLQPFGTDVMLRYRIRYKMLELKKDDLSIYYEDAEQLSLSELKTACGSRGIRNVDVEPSVLYSNLRLWLNMRLKDKIPSTLLIMATAYNYGNVQSKETLYDALCDVLISIPDELYHEVKVNVVKEDEVSAKQKLKQLREQEEIMKEEEQQEENAIVSVKDELSLDDQDKNMDAAAPEVKPQEVKSTGEGVTAKER is encoded by the coding sequence ATGCTCAGGTATAGCTCTTTGCCAATCAAGAGAGTAATCTCTCATTCAACACCAAGTGTtactttgatttcttctcgTCTAGCACTGTCGAGATCGAACATGATTCCATTGTTTAATCCAAACTTCAATCGTTGGAACTCATCAGCGTCAGAGAACTCAAAAAAGGACCCAAAGACGCTGAATGCAAGCCAGCAAAGTGCGACCAAGGTTTTTCCAGTAaaggagaaggaaaagttACCATTCAAGGTTAAAATGCAAAAAGCGCTCCGTCATTATTGGGATGGTTCCAAACTTTTGGGGTTGGAgatgaagatttcttcCAAACTGTTAATGAAGAGCGCAGCAGGTTACCCATTAACAAGAAGAGAGAACCTGCAATTGAAGAGAACCACCCAAGATATTATTCGGTTGGTTCCATTTGCTGCTTTCCTTATTATCCCATTCGCAGAATTTCTTCTACCGTTTGCGTTAAAATTATTCCCCAATTTACTTCCTTCCACCTACGAATCGAGCAAGAAACGTGAGAATAAACTAGCAAACCTTAGAAACACAAGAAAGTTGATGTCTGAAATTATTAAAAACAACAAGCCCCATTTCAAGCCCAACAATATTTCTGAGGAACAAAAGGCCCTGTTTAATAGGTTTTACACACACGTCCGTGCAACAGGGGTGCCTGAATCTCGCCAACAGTTAATCGAAGTGGCCAGATTATTCACCGATGATACCGTACTAGACAACGTCACGAGGCCTTACTTAATCGCACTGGCCAAATACATGAATTTGCAACCGTTCGGTACGGATGTGATGTTGCGTTATCGTATCAGATACAAGATGCttgaattaaaaaaagacGATTTGTCTATATATTATGAGGATGCGGAACAACTTTCCCTATCTGAACTGAAAACTGCATGCGGCTCTAGGGGTATCAGAAATGTGGATGTGGAGCCCAGCGTATTGTATTCGAACTTGAGATTATGGCTAAACATGAGGCTGAAGGACAAGATTCCATCAACGTTATTGATTATGGCTACTGCTTACAACTACGGTAACGTACAATCAAAAGAGACCTTGTACGACGCATTATGCGATGTTCTGATCAGCATTCCTGATGAGCTATACCATGAAGTTAAGGTGAACGTCgtcaaagaagatgaagtgTCTGCCAagcaaaaattgaaacaatTGCGagagcaagaagaaatcatgaaagaagaggaacagcaagaagaaaacgcTATTGTTAGCGTTAAAGATGAACTGAGCTTGGATGACCAGGACAAGAACATGGATGCGGCTGCTCCAGAAGTAAAACCACAAGAAGTCAAATCTACTGGGGAAGGTGTCACCGCCAAAGAGAGGTAG